A part of Bacillus sp. 2205SS5-2 genomic DNA contains:
- a CDS encoding YfhJ family protein, whose protein sequence is MNEIYERLTKILLEKNSELSPLRARTWAELLWEDFETTYAKAGREYKGTEMTEKVVRKMIENYGDKLHVFAAKNPKYSHLLEDEEDEIH, encoded by the coding sequence ATGAATGAGATATACGAACGACTAACAAAGATTTTATTAGAAAAAAACTCAGAACTTTCTCCTTTGCGTGCACGGACTTGGGCAGAACTACTATGGGAAGACTTCGAGACGACTTATGCAAAGGCAGGGAGAGAGTACAAAGGTACTGAAATGACAGAAAAAGTTGTCAGGAAAATGATTGAAAATTACGGTGATAAACTGCATGTATTTGCGGCTAAAAACCCTAAATATAGTCATTTACTTGAAGATGAAGAAGATGAAATACATTAA
- a CDS encoding small, acid-soluble spore protein K: MRNKSKGFPNQNNNKFEGEPRAKAEYASKRADGTINSHPQERMKASGNRESDSIQ, encoded by the coding sequence ATGCGAAACAAAAGTAAAGGATTTCCAAACCAAAATAATAATAAGTTTGAAGGGGAACCACGAGCTAAAGCAGAGTACGCTTCTAAACGAGCAGATGGTACCATTAATTCCCACCCTCAAGAACGGATGAAAGCTTCTGGTAACCGTGAAAGTGATTCGATCCAATAA
- the fabL gene encoding enoyl-[acyl-carrier-protein] reductase FabL, translated as MNKVALITGSSRGLGKAIALELAKKGYDIVINYARSKSAAEEVANEIEALGRKALLVRANVGDVDKIKNMFTRIDEEFGRLDILVSNAASGVLRPVMELEPSHWDWTMNINSKALLFCAQEAAKRMEKNGGGKIVSISSLGSIRYLENYTTVGVSKAALEALTRYLAVELASKNIVVNAVSGGAIDTDALKHFPNREELLEDARNQTPAGRMVEINDLVHSVLFLLSEEASMIRGQTIIVDGGRSILM; from the coding sequence ATGAATAAGGTTGCACTTATAACAGGAAGTAGTCGCGGATTGGGGAAGGCTATAGCCTTGGAACTTGCGAAAAAAGGATACGATATTGTTATAAATTATGCGAGAAGTAAGAGTGCTGCTGAGGAAGTAGCAAATGAGATTGAAGCGCTCGGAAGGAAGGCATTACTTGTGAGAGCGAATGTAGGTGATGTTGATAAAATCAAAAACATGTTTACCAGAATAGACGAAGAATTTGGGCGACTCGATATTCTTGTCAGTAATGCTGCTTCAGGCGTGTTAAGGCCTGTGATGGAGCTTGAACCGTCTCATTGGGATTGGACGATGAACATTAATAGCAAAGCACTTCTGTTTTGTGCTCAAGAGGCAGCAAAAAGAATGGAGAAGAATGGGGGAGGGAAAATTGTTAGCATTTCCTCATTAGGATCGATTCGCTATTTAGAAAATTATACGACAGTAGGGGTTTCGAAAGCAGCCCTAGAAGCTCTAACTCGTTACTTAGCTGTGGAACTGGCTTCAAAAAATATTGTCGTTAACGCCGTATCAGGAGGAGCCATTGACACAGATGCGTTAAAACATTTTCCTAATCGTGAAGAACTATTAGAGGATGCGCGCAATCAAACACCGGCTGGTCGAATGGTGGAAATAAATGATTTAGTTCACTCTGTTCTTTTTCTTCTTTCAGAAGAAGCTTCTATGATTCGTGGTCAGACAATTATTGTAGATGGTGGTCGCTCTATTTTGATGTAA
- a CDS encoding YfhH family protein, translating into MDQEKRYSQMKEHELREEIASLKEKARKAEQLGIVNEFAVLERKSIMAQAYLLDPTQFVPGEIYEIKGTPGEYYKIDYLNGIFAWGYRLQGGKQEEALPISMLKDGKVI; encoded by the coding sequence ATGGATCAAGAAAAACGATATAGCCAAATGAAAGAACATGAATTAAGAGAGGAAATTGCTTCATTAAAAGAAAAAGCTCGCAAAGCAGAACAACTGGGAATTGTGAATGAATTCGCTGTCTTAGAAAGGAAATCTATTATGGCCCAAGCGTATTTACTGGATCCAACTCAGTTTGTGCCTGGTGAAATCTATGAAATTAAAGGCACTCCAGGTGAGTATTATAAGATTGATTATTTGAATGGGATTTTTGCTTGGGGCTATCGCCTTCAAGGTGGAAAACAAGAAGAAGCACTACCTATTTCGATGTTAAAGGACGGAAAAGTAATTTAA
- the mutY gene encoding A/G-specific adenine glycosylase produces the protein MQKRKQQLEGIDIRQFQQDLIGWFEAEQRDLPWRKDQDPYKVWVSEIMLQQTRVDTVIPYFLAFLSKFPTIEALAEADEESVLKAWEGLGYYSRARNLQSAVKEVHEKYGGIVPNTPTKISTLKGVGPYTAGAVLSIAYGLPEPAVDGNVMRVISRILSIWDDIAKSSSRKVFESAIRELISHENPSFFNQALMELGALICSPTSPSCLLCPVREHCQAFEQGNQNELPVKTKKKSTKKVELAAVILEDEEGRVILHKRPKQGLLANLWEFPNCEINSFGYGKIQLEQFIKEEYNIEASFENAILTKIDHVFSHLTWNVEVYRGKVKSFVERDDLRSITSQQIEDDFALPVSHQKMWKAFKAAGEKPE, from the coding sequence ATGCAAAAAAGAAAACAACAGCTAGAAGGTATAGATATACGGCAATTTCAACAAGACCTCATCGGTTGGTTTGAAGCTGAACAAAGAGATCTACCATGGAGAAAAGACCAAGATCCATACAAAGTATGGGTTTCTGAAATTATGCTCCAGCAAACAAGGGTGGATACGGTTATTCCTTATTTTCTTGCTTTTCTCAGTAAATTCCCAACGATTGAGGCTCTTGCTGAAGCGGATGAAGAAAGTGTGTTAAAAGCATGGGAAGGTCTTGGATATTATTCTCGTGCCCGCAATCTCCAATCGGCTGTTAAGGAAGTACATGAAAAGTATGGCGGCATTGTACCGAATACTCCAACTAAAATCTCAACATTGAAAGGTGTCGGACCTTATACTGCCGGTGCAGTTTTAAGTATAGCTTACGGGCTTCCAGAGCCTGCTGTGGACGGGAATGTGATGAGAGTCATCTCTAGAATCTTATCTATTTGGGATGATATCGCGAAATCTTCATCAAGAAAGGTCTTTGAATCCGCAATAAGAGAGTTGATCTCACACGAGAATCCATCCTTTTTTAATCAAGCTCTTATGGAACTAGGTGCGTTAATCTGTAGTCCAACCTCTCCATCTTGCCTGTTATGTCCGGTTCGGGAGCATTGTCAAGCATTTGAACAGGGGAATCAAAACGAACTTCCCGTTAAGACAAAGAAAAAAAGCACAAAAAAGGTAGAACTCGCAGCCGTCATATTGGAAGATGAAGAAGGAAGAGTCATTCTCCATAAACGACCAAAACAAGGCTTACTCGCAAATCTATGGGAATTTCCAAATTGTGAGATTAACTCATTTGGATATGGAAAAATACAATTAGAGCAATTCATTAAGGAAGAATATAACATTGAAGCTAGCTTTGAGAATGCAATTTTAACAAAGATTGATCATGTATTTTCACACCTAACTTGGAATGTGGAGGTCTATCGGGGAAAAGTGAAATCCTTCGTTGAACGTGATGATTTGCGATCAATCACCTCTCAACAAATTGAAGATGATTTTGCTCTCCCGGTCTCACATCAGAAAATGTGGAAGGCTTTTAAAGCAGCTGGAGAAAAGCCTGAATAG
- a CDS encoding SDR family NAD(P)-dependent oxidoreductase, with protein sequence MKAVLITGASSGLGKEFALLYSEKGYKIYAHGRSEEKLSSLKDQLHRDGGQVEIITADLTNVDQLQSIFSHISPDDKVEILINNAGVGHFGPLTSSSPKELEEMFSTNVMAPIHLTKEYITHVETGKIINIISTAGLRGKVNESLYSASKFALRGFAESMQKELATTNITVVNAYMGGMNTPFWEESHHVSDTSRFRSPKEVANYIFEQAESQTEIILESKK encoded by the coding sequence ATGAAAGCTGTACTAATTACAGGTGCTAGCTCTGGTTTAGGAAAAGAGTTTGCTTTATTGTATAGTGAAAAAGGCTATAAGATTTATGCTCATGGTCGATCAGAAGAAAAACTGTCTTCCTTAAAAGATCAACTTCATCGTGACGGTGGACAAGTAGAGATCATCACTGCCGATTTAACCAACGTAGATCAGCTACAGTCGATTTTCTCCCACATTTCACCGGATGATAAAGTTGAGATTTTAATTAATAATGCTGGTGTTGGTCATTTTGGACCTTTAACCTCTTCTTCACCAAAGGAACTGGAAGAAATGTTTTCCACCAATGTGATGGCTCCAATCCATTTAACAAAAGAATATATTACACACGTAGAGACCGGAAAAATTATTAACATTATCTCCACAGCCGGCTTACGTGGCAAAGTGAATGAATCTCTTTATTCAGCCAGTAAGTTTGCCCTAAGAGGATTCGCGGAAAGTATGCAAAAGGAATTAGCCACTACCAATATCACGGTTGTTAACGCCTATATGGGTGGCATGAACACCCCCTTTTGGGAAGAAAGTCATCATGTTTCTGATACATCCCGCTTTCGTTCACCTAAAGAAGTGGCCAACTATATTTTCGAGCAAGCTGAATCTCAAACTGAAATTATTCTAGAATCCAAAAAATAA
- the htpG gene encoding molecular chaperone HtpG, which translates to MTKKQFKAESKRLLEMMINSIYSQKEIFLRELISNSSDAIDKIYYKALTDESMSFNQDDYFIKVEPNKESRVLKISDTGIGMTKEELEKNLGTIASSGSLAFKNENELENGHDIIGQFGVGFYSAFMVADVVTVISKALGTEQAYKWESHGADGYSIEEVEKENVGTEIFLKIMDNTDDENYDEYLDEQRLKGIIKKYSDFIRYPIKMETTKQKENEENESDDLVEYREEETVNSMVPIWRKNKNELTTEDYEHFYQEKHYGFDKPLKHLHISVDGAVRYNAILYIPENIPFDFYSKEFEKGLELYSNGVLIMEKCGDLLPDYYSFVKGMVDSEDLSLNISREILQQDKQLKFIAKNLNNKITKELKALLKNEREQYEVFFNAFGRQLKYGVYSDYGMHKETLQDLLMFYSSKEKKLVTLAEYVERMPEEQKYIYYASGDSYERIEKMPQTEMVAEKGYEILYFNDDVDEFAIKMLMNYNEKEFKSVSSGDLGIESDEKESDTESNENEYKDIFAFMKKELEGKVKDVRVSKRLKNHPVCLATEGEVTIEMEKILSAMPDNQNVKADKILEINTNHDVFTSLKNAFGQDEEKLTLYTHLLYNQALLIEGLTIQDPVEFTNDICKVMV; encoded by the coding sequence ATGACCAAAAAACAATTCAAAGCAGAATCTAAACGTTTATTAGAAATGATGATTAACTCAATCTATTCTCAAAAAGAGATTTTCCTACGTGAGCTGATCTCCAATTCAAGTGATGCGATCGACAAAATTTATTACAAAGCCTTAACGGATGAATCAATGAGCTTCAATCAAGATGATTATTTCATTAAAGTGGAACCAAATAAGGAAAGCAGAGTCCTGAAAATTAGCGATACCGGAATTGGAATGACGAAGGAAGAGCTTGAGAAGAACCTTGGAACAATTGCCAGTAGTGGATCTCTTGCGTTTAAAAATGAAAATGAATTAGAGAATGGACACGATATTATTGGACAATTTGGTGTCGGTTTTTACTCCGCATTTATGGTTGCCGATGTCGTCACTGTGATTAGTAAAGCTCTAGGCACTGAGCAGGCATATAAATGGGAATCTCATGGTGCCGATGGGTATAGCATTGAGGAAGTTGAAAAAGAAAATGTTGGTACAGAAATCTTTCTCAAAATAATGGATAATACGGACGATGAAAATTACGATGAATATTTAGATGAACAACGTTTGAAAGGTATCATCAAAAAATACTCCGATTTCATTCGCTATCCAATAAAAATGGAGACAACCAAACAAAAAGAAAACGAAGAGAATGAAAGCGACGACCTTGTCGAGTACCGTGAAGAAGAGACGGTTAACAGCATGGTTCCAATTTGGAGAAAGAATAAAAATGAATTAACCACTGAAGATTATGAACATTTTTATCAAGAAAAGCACTACGGATTCGACAAGCCGCTTAAGCATCTTCATATTAGTGTAGACGGAGCGGTGCGTTATAACGCTATTCTTTATATTCCTGAAAATATCCCATTTGATTTCTATTCAAAAGAGTTTGAGAAAGGGTTAGAGCTTTATTCTAATGGCGTTTTGATTATGGAGAAATGCGGAGACCTGCTTCCAGATTATTATAGTTTTGTAAAAGGTATGGTCGATTCAGAGGATTTATCGCTTAATATTTCTCGAGAAATTCTTCAACAAGATAAGCAACTAAAATTCATCGCTAAAAACTTGAACAACAAAATTACAAAAGAGTTGAAAGCATTATTAAAAAATGAGAGAGAACAATATGAAGTGTTCTTTAATGCGTTTGGAAGACAATTGAAATACGGTGTGTATAGTGATTACGGTATGCATAAAGAAACCTTACAAGATCTGTTAATGTTTTATTCTTCGAAAGAAAAGAAACTGGTTACATTAGCGGAGTATGTAGAAAGAATGCCAGAGGAGCAAAAATACATTTATTATGCATCAGGTGATTCTTACGAGCGAATTGAAAAAATGCCTCAAACCGAGATGGTTGCGGAAAAAGGCTATGAAATTTTATACTTTAATGATGATGTAGATGAGTTCGCAATTAAAATGCTAATGAATTACAACGAAAAAGAATTCAAGTCGGTTTCTAGTGGAGATCTTGGCATTGAGTCTGATGAAAAAGAGAGCGATACAGAATCGAATGAAAATGAGTATAAGGATATCTTTGCTTTTATGAAGAAAGAGCTAGAAGGTAAAGTGAAGGACGTTCGCGTCTCAAAAAGATTAAAAAATCATCCTGTTTGTCTAGCAACAGAAGGAGAAGTAACCATAGAAATGGAGAAAATCCTAAGCGCCATGCCGGATAATCAAAATGTGAAGGCGGATAAGATTCTTGAGATTAATACAAATCACGACGTCTTTACTTCATTAAAGAATGCATTTGGGCAAGATGAAGAAAAATTAACCTTATATACGCACTTACTTTATAATCAAGCCTTGCTGATTGAGGGATTAACAATTCAGGATCCAGTGGAATTTACGAATGATATTTGTAAAGTTATGGTGTGA
- a CDS encoding metal-dependent hydrolase: MDTGTHVVMGFALAGLATLDPVVAESTATSQAVLITALIGSQAPDIDTLLKLRNNAVYLRNHRGVTHSIPAVLLWPLGIVAIIYPFFPEANLLHLWIWTFTAVFLHVFVDIFNAYGTQALRPISPKWVALGVINTFDPYIFGFHVVGLVLWGIGFDPGWTFIVIYVILIFYYIIRFAVQFTVKAAVLKTIPSAERIIISPTLRFFQWRVAVVTKDRYFVARAFRRSVTILDEYKKIPVPCTAVIRAAKKDKNISAFLSFSPVFRWEVEEHDDKYDVRFIDLRYRSNGHYPFVAVVHLDHDLKILNSYTGWIFSEDKLQSKLEPFTDR, encoded by the coding sequence TTGGACACTGGCACGCACGTTGTGATGGGGTTTGCTTTAGCCGGTTTAGCAACATTAGATCCCGTTGTAGCAGAGAGCACCGCCACATCGCAAGCAGTATTAATTACCGCCTTAATCGGATCACAAGCTCCTGATATAGATACCCTGTTAAAATTACGTAATAATGCTGTATATCTCCGCAATCATAGAGGTGTGACCCACAGCATTCCTGCGGTATTGCTCTGGCCTTTAGGTATCGTCGCCATTATTTATCCATTTTTTCCTGAAGCAAATTTGCTACACTTATGGATTTGGACATTTACCGCTGTTTTCCTGCATGTATTTGTCGACATTTTTAATGCCTACGGTACCCAAGCATTACGTCCTATTTCACCGAAATGGGTCGCATTAGGGGTTATCAATACATTTGATCCCTATATCTTTGGTTTTCATGTCGTAGGACTGGTATTATGGGGAATCGGATTTGATCCTGGATGGACGTTTATCGTCATTTACGTCATTCTTATTTTCTATTACATCATACGATTTGCTGTTCAGTTTACCGTAAAAGCCGCCGTACTAAAAACCATCCCCTCAGCCGAAAGAATTATTATTTCTCCAACGCTCCGCTTCTTTCAATGGCGAGTGGCTGTGGTCACAAAAGATCGATACTTCGTTGCGAGGGCATTTCGACGTTCTGTAACGATTTTAGATGAGTACAAGAAGATACCGGTTCCATGTACAGCTGTCATTCGCGCAGCAAAAAAAGATAAAAACATTTCCGCTTTTCTTTCTTTTTCACCTGTATTCCGGTGGGAAGTTGAAGAGCATGACGATAAATATGACGTTCGGTTTATTGATTTGCGCTATCGTAGCAATGGTCATTATCCCTTCGTTGCGGTCGTACATCTAGATCACGACTTAAAAATCTTGAATTCTTATACAGGTTGGATTTTTAGCGAAGATAAACTACAAAGTAAGTTAGAACCTTTCACAGATAGGTAA
- a CDS encoding YfhE family protein gives MDKKKRRDKTKSTLSSAQEVTYSREFKMADRAGGYTAKKPF, from the coding sequence ATGGATAAGAAAAAACGACGAGATAAAACCAAATCAACTCTTTCAAGTGCTCAAGAGGTCACGTATTCTCGTGAATTTAAAATGGCTGATCGAGCAGGTGGTTATACCGCTAAAAAACCATTTTAG
- the recX gene encoding recombination regulator RecX — protein sequence MGKITKITTQQKNLERYNIFIDEKYAFSVDERVLISFNLQKGLEIDALMMSQIQYEDDIKKAFNSSLVFLSHRMRTEKEIRDYLLKKEYEEEIIPEVVHKLKEFGYLKDEEFASAFVNTMMATTDKGPGRVRQELAEKGVSKSIAEQVMNVFTREEELEKAIMVAEKTVKKNMKLSALQKKQKVDQTLMRKGYSPSIFKGVHEAISVENEEEENWTALYHQGLKIHKRYSSKYEGYDYVQRMKKALYQKGFGMEDIERLLDKLQEE from the coding sequence ATGGGAAAGATCACAAAAATAACAACTCAGCAGAAAAACTTGGAACGCTACAATATTTTTATTGATGAAAAATATGCGTTTAGCGTCGACGAGAGAGTATTAATTTCGTTTAATTTACAAAAAGGATTAGAAATAGATGCGCTCATGATGTCACAAATTCAGTATGAAGATGACATCAAAAAAGCCTTTAATTCCTCTCTAGTCTTTTTAAGCCATCGCATGCGAACGGAAAAAGAGATAAGAGATTATCTTCTGAAAAAAGAATATGAAGAAGAGATTATTCCTGAGGTTGTACATAAGTTAAAAGAGTTTGGGTATCTAAAAGATGAAGAATTTGCCTCAGCTTTTGTCAATACGATGATGGCAACGACAGATAAGGGTCCAGGGCGAGTGAGACAAGAGCTAGCTGAAAAAGGTGTATCAAAATCGATAGCCGAGCAAGTTATGAATGTCTTCACACGGGAAGAGGAGCTTGAAAAAGCAATAATGGTAGCCGAAAAAACCGTGAAGAAAAATATGAAACTCTCCGCTCTACAAAAAAAGCAAAAAGTAGATCAGACCCTTATGCGCAAAGGGTATTCTCCTTCTATTTTCAAAGGTGTTCACGAAGCAATTAGTGTTGAAAATGAAGAAGAGGAGAACTGGACAGCACTATATCATCAAGGCTTGAAAATTCATAAACGCTACAGTTCTAAATATGAAGGGTATGACTACGTGCAAAGAATGAAAAAAGCCCTGTATCAAAAGGGCTTTGGGATGGAAGACATTGAGCGATTATTAGACAAATTGCAGGAAGAGTAA
- a CDS encoding TIGR01777 family oxidoreductase translates to MKIAITGGTGFVGNHLVDLLKKNHQLYVLTRNPEKHHQPNVTYVKWLTADSQPELELAGIDAVINLASESINSGRWTETRKKRIQHSRSEATQAVFSIMNALPDPPKILINASAIGYYHASKTITHKEESKHTGSDFLAKTVIEWEQEAKKAEELGVRVVITRFGIILGKEDGALPRMVLPYKLFAGGPVGSGEQWMSWVHIKDVCSAIEFLLHHDITGPVNIVSPNPVTMKEFGSILGKVLHRPHWLPVPSFIIKAALGEMSTLILDGQKVSPSVLEKTGYAFSFPLLSTALKDLYS, encoded by the coding sequence ATGAAAATCGCCATTACAGGTGGTACAGGTTTTGTCGGAAACCATTTAGTGGACTTATTGAAGAAAAATCATCAACTTTATGTGCTCACACGTAATCCAGAGAAACATCACCAACCAAACGTGACTTACGTCAAATGGCTCACTGCTGATAGTCAACCCGAACTAGAGTTAGCAGGAATTGATGCAGTCATCAATTTAGCTAGCGAGTCGATCAACAGTGGTCGCTGGACAGAAACACGAAAAAAGCGCATACAGCACTCGAGAAGCGAGGCGACTCAGGCTGTTTTCTCGATTATGAATGCTCTACCTGATCCGCCAAAAATACTTATTAATGCAAGCGCAATCGGCTATTATCATGCATCAAAGACCATCACCCATAAAGAAGAGTCCAAGCATACTGGCAGTGATTTTCTAGCTAAAACGGTTATCGAGTGGGAACAAGAAGCAAAAAAAGCGGAAGAACTAGGCGTGCGAGTTGTCATTACCCGTTTTGGCATTATTTTAGGAAAAGAAGATGGCGCACTTCCACGAATGGTCTTGCCTTATAAACTATTCGCCGGTGGTCCTGTCGGGTCTGGTGAACAGTGGATGTCTTGGGTTCATATTAAGGACGTTTGCTCCGCCATTGAGTTTCTATTGCATCATGATATCACTGGTCCAGTCAATATTGTGTCTCCAAACCCCGTTACCATGAAAGAGTTCGGATCAATTTTAGGGAAGGTTCTACATCGTCCGCACTGGCTTCCTGTTCCGTCCTTTATCATCAAGGCTGCTTTAGGTGAAATGAGTACCCTTATATTAGATGGCCAAAAGGTATCCCCTTCTGTGTTAGAAAAGACTGGATACGCTTTTTCGTTCCCACTCCTTTCGACTGCTTTAAAAGACCTTTATTCTTAA
- a CDS encoding YpzG family protein, which translates to MGNMKNNFFNNKYSSPFTKGWFNPKHAHKQANGQTTQTQSLIILENETRKRS; encoded by the coding sequence ATGGGAAACATGAAGAATAATTTCTTCAATAATAAATATTCTAGTCCATTTACAAAAGGGTGGTTTAACCCTAAGCATGCGCATAAACAAGCAAATGGACAAACAACCCAAACACAAAGTCTTATTATTTTAGAAAACGAAACACGAAAAAGATCTTAA
- a CDS encoding YgaB family protein encodes MSAFNQLIEKQLKTMEKLLLLQSEIERYQLAEKELIELGKLVELEQIKRELLEMNKEINVIQAEFNRQTNDVIRTYSEEKATH; translated from the coding sequence GTGAGTGCTTTTAACCAATTAATAGAGAAGCAATTAAAAACAATGGAGAAGTTGCTTTTGCTTCAATCTGAAATTGAGCGATATCAGCTTGCAGAAAAAGAACTCATTGAACTAGGGAAGCTCGTAGAATTAGAGCAAATAAAAAGAGAATTATTAGAGATGAATAAAGAAATTAACGTCATTCAGGCAGAATTTAATAGACAGACAAATGATGTGATTCGTACCTATAGTGAAGAAAAAGCCACGCACTAG
- a CDS encoding YfhD family protein, which yields MGRAHKHKTRDKNKNSLPQVPKNMKIPTYGEEFSGEQASLEAQAMANAANQRIQTKRKKK from the coding sequence ATGGGCAGAGCACACAAACATAAAACTCGAGATAAAAACAAAAATTCATTGCCACAAGTACCAAAGAACATGAAAATTCCAACTTACGGAGAAGAGTTCTCTGGTGAACAGGCGTCCCTTGAAGCGCAAGCAATGGCCAATGCAGCTAATCAACGAATTCAAACGAAGCGAAAGAAAAAATAA
- a CDS encoding SDR family oxidoreductase — protein sequence MNIFLTGSTGFLGGRLIKNLLQTQRNEIYILVRNVEKADRLRSSFQADEQKRIHIFQGDITVPNAGLNREDLAWLTGKIEVVYHLAALVKFDLDLRDELFAVNYDGTNHILQLATLLKVKKFYYVSTAYTVGKLTAGIEELYPIHGEFHNPYEESKVKSEHLVFSYRDKMEVSIFRPSIIVGDSKTGEADSQFTLYGFMRALDVFKRKMDRSRGEERTYRLVAKKNGTSNLVPVDYVADILSIAPKKAEANKIYHITNSNPPENIELLKMIKKALQFENLSVVENTLEYELDEAETRLNSLIDVLKVYLEGALTFDDCNTQALIEDTGVAHLNMSHETVEMIIRSGCERKETSDYIELK from the coding sequence TTGAATATATTTTTGACGGGATCAACAGGCTTTCTTGGTGGTAGGCTCATTAAGAATCTTTTACAAACTCAACGGAACGAAATCTATATTTTAGTGAGAAATGTAGAAAAGGCTGATCGATTAAGAAGTTCTTTCCAAGCGGATGAACAAAAGCGAATTCATATTTTTCAAGGAGACATCACCGTACCAAACGCTGGGCTGAATAGGGAGGATCTTGCGTGGTTAACAGGAAAAATAGAGGTGGTTTATCATCTTGCTGCTCTTGTGAAGTTTGATTTGGATTTGAGAGATGAATTATTTGCTGTGAACTATGATGGAACAAATCATATTCTTCAACTGGCCACACTTTTAAAGGTGAAAAAATTTTATTATGTGAGTACGGCCTATACAGTCGGAAAGCTAACGGCAGGAATAGAAGAGCTCTACCCAATCCACGGGGAATTTCATAATCCCTATGAAGAAAGCAAAGTGAAATCGGAGCATCTTGTTTTTTCTTACAGAGACAAAATGGAGGTGTCGATTTTCCGTCCGTCCATTATCGTTGGTGATTCAAAAACTGGAGAAGCGGATTCCCAATTTACCTTGTACGGATTTATGCGTGCTCTTGATGTATTCAAGCGCAAAATGGATAGAAGCCGGGGAGAAGAACGTACCTATAGACTGGTTGCAAAGAAGAATGGTACATCCAATCTTGTTCCGGTAGATTACGTAGCGGATATTCTAAGCATAGCGCCTAAAAAAGCGGAAGCCAACAAAATCTATCATATAACCAATTCGAACCCTCCAGAAAACATCGAGCTACTAAAAATGATTAAAAAAGCCCTTCAATTTGAAAATCTTTCTGTAGTTGAAAACACGCTAGAGTATGAATTAGATGAGGCAGAGACAAGGCTGAATAGTTTAATTGACGTGTTAAAGGTTTATCTTGAAGGTGCCTTGACGTTTGATGATTGTAATACTCAAGCACTGATAGAGGACACGGGGGTTGCTCATTTGAATATGTCACATGAGACGGTTGAAATGATAATACGGTCGGGTTGCGAGCGGAAAGAAACAAGCGACTATATAGAGCTGAAGTGA
- a CDS encoding gamma-type small acid-soluble spore protein, with the protein MAKNNKQQTAAGTNVQQVKQQNAQAGQQAQQYGTEFASETDLQQVKQQNAQSQAKKAQAQAPSQQNQPNQ; encoded by the coding sequence GTGGCAAAAAACAACAAACAACAAACTGCAGCTGGAACAAACGTACAACAGGTAAAACAACAAAATGCTCAAGCAGGTCAACAAGCTCAGCAATACGGTACAGAATTTGCATCTGAAACAGACTTACAGCAAGTAAAACAGCAAAACGCACAATCACAAGCAAAAAAAGCACAAGCACAAGCACCAAGTCAACAGAACCAACCAAATCAATAA